Proteins found in one Streptococcus anginosus subsp. whileyi MAS624 genomic segment:
- the purK gene encoding 5-(carboxyamino)imidazole ribonucleotide synthase — protein MNSTKTIGIIGGGQLGQMMAIAAIYRGHKVITLDPAANCPAARVSEVIVAPYDDVAALRQLAERCDVLTYEFENVDADSLDAVADLSDLPQGTRLLRISQNRVHEKEFLSSTGVNLAPYRVIRSSSDLGNYDFSVKRVLKTATGGYDGHGQVVIRDEESLATARDLADKTLCVLEDFVPFTMEISVIVSGNGTDLTLFPVQENIHRNNILSKTIVPARISQDLADKALQMARKIATEVQLSGTLCIEMFVAGSQILVNEIAPRPHNSGHYSIEACDFSQFDTHILGILGQPLPDIKLHAPAVMLNILGQHVEQAVQYVADHPSAHLHLYGKEEAKHNRKMGHVTLFSDEPDSVVELGKGIDF, from the coding sequence ATGAACTCAACTAAAACAATTGGAATTATCGGTGGTGGTCAATTAGGACAAATGATGGCGATTGCTGCAATCTACCGTGGGCATAAGGTCATTACGCTAGATCCAGCTGCTAATTGTCCAGCTGCTCGTGTCAGTGAGGTTATCGTTGCTCCTTATGATGATGTGGCGGCTCTTCGTCAATTGGCTGAGCGCTGTGATGTCCTGACTTATGAATTTGAAAATGTGGATGCAGACAGCTTAGATGCGGTTGCTGATTTGTCAGATTTGCCACAGGGGACCAGACTGCTACGTATCTCTCAAAACCGAGTACACGAGAAAGAGTTTCTCTCAAGCACAGGCGTGAATTTGGCTCCTTATCGCGTCATTCGCTCGTCTTCAGACTTGGGAAATTATGATTTTTCTGTCAAGCGTGTACTAAAGACAGCAACAGGTGGTTATGATGGTCACGGACAGGTCGTCATTAGAGACGAGGAGAGTTTAGCGACTGCGCGTGATTTGGCAGACAAGACTCTTTGTGTGTTGGAGGATTTCGTCCCCTTCACTATGGAAATATCGGTCATTGTGTCTGGAAATGGCACAGATTTGACCCTTTTCCCTGTTCAGGAAAATATCCACCGCAACAATATCCTTTCTAAAACGATTGTCCCCGCGCGGATTTCCCAAGATTTAGCGGACAAGGCTCTGCAAATGGCAAGAAAAATTGCCACAGAAGTCCAACTTTCTGGTACACTATGTATAGAGATGTTTGTGGCTGGTAGCCAAATTTTGGTCAATGAAATCGCGCCGCGCCCGCATAATTCAGGGCATTATTCTATCGAAGCCTGTGATTTCTCACAGTTTGATACTCATATCTTAGGGATTTTGGGTCAGCCTCTCCCAGATATCAAACTTCATGCCCCAGCCGTCATGCTCAATATCCTTGGACAACACGTAGAGCAAGCGGTACAGTATGTGGCAGACCATCCTAGCGCCCACCTTCACCTTTATGGCAAAGAAGAAGCCAAGCACAATCGCAAGATGGGACATGTGACCCTCTTTAGTGATGAGCCGGATAGTGTGGTTGAGCTTGGGAAAGGAATTGATTTTTAG
- the purE gene encoding 5-(carboxyamino)imidazole ribonucleotide mutase, translated as MQPIISIIMGSKSDWETMKKAAQVLEDFCVAYEKKVVSAHRTPDLMFRYAEGARDRGIKVIIAGAGGAAHLPGMVAAKTTLPVIGVPVKSRALSGVDSLYSIVQMPGSVPVATMAIGEAGATNAALFALRLLSVEDAKIAQALADFTEKQGKIAEESSNELN; from the coding sequence ATGCAACCAATTATTTCTATTATCATGGGTTCTAAATCCGACTGGGAAACGATGAAAAAGGCAGCCCAAGTTCTTGAGGACTTCTGTGTTGCTTATGAAAAAAAGGTGGTCTCAGCTCACCGAACACCAGACCTTATGTTCCGCTATGCTGAGGGAGCACGTGACCGTGGGATTAAGGTCATCATTGCAGGAGCGGGCGGTGCAGCTCACCTGCCTGGTATGGTAGCAGCTAAAACAACGTTGCCGGTTATCGGTGTGCCTGTCAAATCTCGTGCTTTGAGCGGAGTGGACTCGCTTTACTCTATTGTGCAAATGCCTGGTAGCGTGCCTGTTGCAACGATGGCTATCGGCGAAGCGGGTGCGACCAATGCAGCGCTCTTTGCTTTGCGCTTGCTGTCTGTTGAAGATGCCAAAATTGCCCAAGCACTGGCTGACTTTACAGAAAAACAAGGAAAGATTGCTGAGGAGTCTAGCAATGAACTCAACTAA
- a CDS encoding DUF523 domain-containing protein — MKNKKCILVSACLLGENCKYNGGNNYNQAVIDFVADKDVLAVCPEVAGGLSVPREPVEILKGRPCDVNGNFYDKEFQVGIDHTLSSLAEKNIDLAILQSRSPSCGVNQIYDGHFSGRKIEGSGLFAQALKKRGYRVVDAEDIIK; from the coding sequence TTGAAAAATAAAAAATGTATACTAGTTAGTGCCTGTTTGCTTGGAGAAAATTGCAAGTACAATGGAGGCAATAATTATAATCAAGCTGTTATTGACTTTGTTGCGGATAAAGATGTCTTAGCAGTGTGCCCGGAAGTTGCGGGCGGCTTATCAGTTCCAAGAGAGCCAGTAGAGATTTTAAAAGGGCGGCCATGTGATGTCAATGGGAATTTTTATGATAAAGAATTTCAAGTAGGAATTGATCACACATTGTCTAGTTTAGCTGAAAAAAACATTGACTTGGCTATTCTTCAGTCCCGAAGTCCCTCTTGTGGTGTCAACCAGATTTACGATGGTCATTTTTCTGGTCGAAAAATAGAGGGCAGTGGTCTTTTTGCGCAAGCATTAAAGAAACGAGGCTACAGAGTTGTTGATGCTGAAGATATAATTAAATAA
- the dhaS gene encoding dihydroxyacetone kinase transcriptional activator DhaS: MATSLITKKRIAKSFKKLLTEQAFEKISVRQIMEDAGIRRQTFYNHFLDKYELLEWIFQTELREQVTDNLEYISGYQLLQELLHYFSVNKSFYAQLFDIVDQNDFSSYFQTYCQQLVAKLVREYHSPPFHSEMEYHFFIHYHSQALANAIKHLLDLSEQDYQQQAQLLTQLIKTAIEN; the protein is encoded by the coding sequence ATGGCAACATCCTTAATCACGAAAAAAAGGATTGCCAAATCCTTTAAAAAATTACTGACCGAACAAGCTTTTGAAAAAATCTCTGTTCGACAAATTATGGAAGACGCCGGTATTCGCAGGCAAACGTTTTACAATCATTTTCTGGACAAGTATGAATTATTAGAATGGATTTTTCAGACAGAGCTGCGAGAGCAGGTGACGGATAATCTGGAATATATCTCTGGCTATCAGTTGCTGCAAGAATTGCTGCACTATTTTAGCGTCAATAAGAGTTTTTATGCACAATTATTTGACATCGTTGACCAAAATGACTTTTCTTCTTATTTTCAAACCTACTGTCAACAACTTGTAGCCAAACTCGTCAGAGAATATCATTCCCCCCCTTTCCATTCTGAAATGGAGTATCATTTTTTCATTCATTATCACAGTCAAGCGCTTGCGAATGCTATCAAACATCTGCTGGATTTATCTGAGCAAGATTACCAACAACAGGCGCAACTTTTGACACAACTAATCAAAACAGCTATAGAAAATTAA
- a CDS encoding MIP/aquaporin family protein, which translates to MIQYLGEFLGTFILVLLGDGVVAGNVLSKTKEEGTGWVSIVLGWGIACTVAVYVSGFFSPAHLNPAVTFAMASIGAISWGQVFPFILAQMLGAMAAAFVLWLHYYPHWAETKDSGLILASFSTGPAIRHTASNFLGEALGTAILVITIMAIGPNKVAAGLGPIIVGMVIFAVGFSLGPTTGYAINPARDLGPRIMHALLPIANKGDSDWSYAWIPVLGPIVGGVVGALLYNIILGII; encoded by the coding sequence ATGATTCAGTATCTCGGTGAATTTTTAGGGACCTTTATCCTAGTATTGCTTGGTGATGGGGTTGTTGCTGGGAATGTTTTGAGCAAGACGAAGGAGGAAGGAACTGGCTGGGTTTCTATCGTTTTAGGCTGGGGGATTGCTTGTACAGTGGCGGTTTATGTATCTGGATTTTTCAGCCCAGCTCACTTGAATCCAGCGGTCACATTCGCAATGGCTTCTATTGGAGCGATTAGTTGGGGACAGGTTTTTCCGTTCATTCTTGCACAAATGCTGGGTGCCATGGCTGCGGCTTTTGTTCTATGGCTTCACTATTACCCTCATTGGGCTGAAACGAAAGATTCAGGCTTGATTTTAGCCAGCTTTTCAACGGGACCAGCCATTCGCCATACAGCTTCTAACTTTTTAGGAGAAGCGCTGGGAACGGCCATTCTTGTCATCACGATTATGGCAATTGGACCTAATAAAGTTGCTGCTGGTCTAGGACCTATCATCGTAGGAATGGTTATTTTTGCAGTCGGTTTTTCACTTGGTCCAACGACAGGTTATGCGATCAATCCTGCACGGGATTTGGGACCGCGTATCATGCATGCTCTTTTACCAATCGCAAATAAAGGGGATTCTGACTGGTCCTATGCTTGGATTCCAGTCCTGGGTCCAATTGTCGGCGGTGTCGTAGGGGCTTTGCTCTACAATATCATTTTGGGTATCATTTAA
- the dhaM gene encoding dihydroxyacetone kinase phosphoryl donor subunit DhaM: MTEVGIVIVSHSKWLAQGLVDLISEVAKDIVLTYVGGTEDGGIGTSFEQVQTIVEANKAEKILAFFDLGSARMNLELVADFSDKDIIINNVPIVEGAYTAAALLQAGADLATIQEQLKELEIKK, encoded by the coding sequence ATGACAGAAGTTGGGATTGTCATCGTTTCTCATTCAAAATGGCTTGCTCAAGGCCTTGTGGATTTAATTTCAGAAGTTGCTAAAGACATTGTGCTGACCTATGTAGGCGGTACAGAAGATGGCGGCATTGGCACAAGTTTTGAGCAAGTCCAAACGATTGTGGAAGCTAACAAAGCGGAGAAGATTTTAGCTTTCTTTGATCTTGGATCAGCTCGCATGAATCTGGAGCTGGTGGCAGATTTTTCAGATAAGGACATCATCATCAATAATGTTCCCATTGTTGAAGGGGCTTATACTGCGGCTGCTCTTTTGCAAGCCGGTGCAGATTTGGCGACCATACAAGAACAATTGAAAGAGTTAGAAATTAAGAAATAA
- a CDS encoding glycoside hydrolase family 35 protein codes for MARFEIKEEFYLNQQPFKILSGAIHYFRIQPDDWYHSLYNLKALGFNTVETYIPWNVHEPQKGQFCFEGILDLEKFLQIAQDLGLYALLRPSPYICAEWEFGGLPAWLLKEEMRIRSSDPAYFAAVASYYDELLPRLVPHLLENGGNILMMQVENEYGSYGEDKEYLRAVRDMMLERGVTCPLFTSDGPWRGTLRAGTLIEDDVFVTGNFGSKAKENFAQMQEFFDEHGKKWPLMCMEFWDGWFNRWKEPIVTRDPEELAEAVHEVLQQGSINLYMFHGGTNFGFMNGCSARGSIDLPQVTSYDYEALLDEQGNPTPKYFAIQRMLKKYYPEYPQMEPLVKESFELKDIPLSEKVSLFETLEYVAQPIESMYPMNMEELGQNVGYLLYRTEAEWDADEERIRVINGRDRMQLFVDGNRITTQYQTEIGEDIFVSQQKQSTHLLDILMENMGRVNYGHKLLAESQHKGIRTGVCKDLHFMLHWKQYPLELKNPEKIDFTKEWHENQPAFYAFDVELKALKDTYLDLTHFGKGIVFVNGVNIGRFWDVGPTLSLYIPHSLLKLGQNRIVIFETEGKYSEFIHLVHKPTFKTIKGVNL; via the coding sequence TTGGCAAGATTTGAGATTAAAGAAGAATTTTATCTGAATCAACAGCCTTTTAAAATATTGTCTGGTGCCATTCATTATTTTCGGATTCAGCCAGATGATTGGTATCATTCGCTTTATAATTTGAAAGCTCTAGGCTTTAATACGGTAGAAACCTACATTCCATGGAACGTCCATGAACCTCAGAAAGGGCAGTTTTGCTTTGAGGGGATCTTGGATTTGGAGAAATTTCTTCAAATTGCTCAAGATTTAGGCTTGTATGCCTTGCTTCGTCCGTCACCTTATATTTGTGCAGAATGGGAATTTGGTGGTTTGCCGGCTTGGCTTTTGAAGGAGGAGATGAGAATTCGTTCTTCTGACCCTGCTTATTTTGCCGCAGTTGCTAGCTATTATGATGAATTGCTTCCGCGCTTAGTCCCGCATCTTTTGGAAAATGGCGGCAACATTCTCATGATGCAGGTCGAAAATGAATATGGCTCGTATGGCGAAGATAAGGAATATTTGAGAGCTGTTCGAGATATGATGCTAGAGCGAGGTGTGACTTGTCCGCTCTTTACATCGGACGGGCCTTGGCGAGGCACCTTACGGGCAGGAACGCTTATTGAGGATGATGTATTTGTAACGGGGAACTTTGGCTCCAAAGCAAAAGAAAATTTCGCGCAGATGCAGGAATTCTTTGATGAGCATGGCAAGAAGTGGCCACTCATGTGTATGGAGTTTTGGGACGGCTGGTTCAATCGTTGGAAGGAGCCAATTGTCACGCGAGATCCAGAAGAGTTGGCTGAAGCAGTTCACGAAGTCTTACAACAAGGCAGTATCAATCTTTATATGTTTCACGGAGGAACCAATTTTGGTTTCATGAATGGCTGTTCAGCGCGAGGAAGCATTGACCTGCCACAAGTGACGTCTTATGATTATGAAGCTCTCCTTGATGAACAAGGAAACCCAACGCCTAAATACTTTGCTATTCAGCGAATGTTAAAAAAATATTATCCAGAATATCCACAAATGGAACCTTTGGTAAAAGAATCGTTTGAGTTAAAGGATATTCCGCTTAGTGAGAAAGTTAGTTTATTTGAAACCTTAGAATATGTAGCGCAGCCAATCGAAAGTATGTACCCTATGAACATGGAGGAGCTGGGACAAAATGTTGGCTATTTACTCTATCGTACAGAAGCGGAATGGGATGCGGACGAGGAACGGATTCGTGTCATCAATGGGCGTGATCGGATGCAACTTTTTGTAGATGGAAACCGTATCACAACTCAGTACCAGACAGAAATTGGTGAAGACATCTTTGTTTCGCAGCAGAAACAGTCAACACATCTATTGGATATTTTGATGGAGAACATGGGGCGTGTTAACTATGGGCATAAACTTTTGGCAGAAAGCCAGCATAAAGGTATTCGCACAGGAGTTTGCAAAGATCTTCATTTTATGCTCCATTGGAAACAGTATCCATTAGAGTTGAAAAATCCAGAAAAAATTGATTTTACGAAAGAATGGCATGAAAATCAGCCAGCTTTCTATGCTTTTGATGTTGAATTGAAAGCGCTTAAAGATACTTATCTGGATTTGACCCACTTTGGCAAAGGAATCGTCTTTGTCAATGGTGTCAATATCGGGCGCTTCTGGGACGTTGGGCCGACCTTATCGCTTTATATTCCACATAGTTTGTTAAAACTCGGACAGAATCGAATTGTTATTTTTGAAACCGAAGGGAAATACAGCGAATTTATTCATTTAGTTCACAAACCTACATTTAAAACGATAAAGGGGGTAAATTTATGA
- the dhaK gene encoding dihydroxyacetone kinase subunit DhaK: MKKIINQPTAVVDEMLDGLAYIHSDLVHRVEGFDIIARNSEKSGKVAIISGGGSGHEPAHAGFVGDGMLSAAICGAVFTSPTPDQVLQAIKEADEGAGVFMVIKNYSGDIMNFEMAQDMAEMEGLEVASVVVDDDIAVEDSLYTQGRRGVAGTIFVHKILGHAARAGKSLSEIKALADELVPQIHTVGLALSGATVPEVGKPGFVLADDEIEFGIGIHGEPGYRKEKMQPSKDLAQELVAKLKDSFEFKAGDKIGILINGMGATPLMEQYVFANDVAGILAAAGLEVVYKKLGNYMTSIDMAGISLTFVKLEREDWLEALNSPVATIAW; this comes from the coding sequence ATGAAAAAAATTATCAATCAACCAACAGCTGTTGTGGACGAAATGCTAGACGGTCTGGCTTATATCCACAGTGATTTGGTGCATCGTGTAGAAGGCTTTGACATCATTGCCCGAAACAGCGAAAAATCTGGCAAGGTAGCGATTATATCAGGTGGCGGTAGCGGTCATGAGCCTGCTCATGCTGGCTTTGTGGGCGACGGTATGTTGTCAGCTGCGATTTGCGGGGCGGTCTTTACTTCCCCAACTCCTGACCAAGTCTTGCAGGCAATCAAAGAAGCAGACGAGGGCGCAGGTGTGTTCATGGTTATCAAGAATTATTCTGGCGACATCATGAACTTTGAAATGGCGCAGGATATGGCAGAAATGGAAGGCCTCGAGGTGGCAAGTGTTGTTGTAGATGACGATATTGCTGTTGAAGATAGCCTTTACACGCAAGGTCGACGCGGTGTTGCGGGTACGATTTTTGTACATAAGATTTTAGGTCATGCGGCGCGTGCTGGAAAATCACTGAGTGAAATCAAGGCCTTGGCTGATGAATTGGTTCCTCAGATTCATACGGTTGGGCTAGCTCTCAGTGGAGCAACCGTTCCTGAAGTTGGGAAACCTGGCTTTGTACTTGCTGATGATGAAATTGAATTTGGCATCGGCATTCATGGAGAACCCGGCTATCGCAAAGAAAAAATGCAGCCGTCTAAAGACTTGGCACAAGAATTGGTGGCGAAATTAAAAGATTCTTTTGAATTCAAAGCAGGAGATAAAATCGGAATCCTTATCAATGGTATGGGGGCAACGCCGCTCATGGAACAATACGTCTTTGCCAACGATGTGGCTGGAATTCTCGCAGCAGCAGGTCTGGAAGTTGTTTACAAGAAATTAGGAAATTACATGACATCTATTGACATGGCAGGCATTTCTCTGACCTTTGTCAAATTGGAACGTGAAGACTGGCTGGAAGCTTTGAACAGTCCAGTTGCAACGATTGCTTGGTAG
- the dhaL gene encoding dihydroxyacetone kinase subunit DhaL — translation MDAALAKKWMLLFNEKIQANKDYLSELDTPIGDGDHGGNMARGMAAVVENLEGKDFANSAEVFQVVSMQLLSKVGGASGPLYGSAFMGIMKAEKEVTSLADAVQAGFDMIQKRGKAVPGEKTMVDVWSGVVMALQKGELTKETIHTLVEATKDMKATKGRASYVGERSIGHIDPGSYSSGLLFEALLEVEEKA, via the coding sequence ATGGATGCAGCATTAGCAAAGAAATGGATGCTTCTCTTTAATGAAAAAATTCAAGCCAACAAAGACTACTTGTCAGAGTTAGACACGCCCATTGGTGACGGAGACCACGGAGGAAATATGGCGCGTGGCATGGCAGCTGTCGTTGAAAATCTGGAAGGAAAGGATTTTGCCAATTCAGCAGAAGTCTTTCAAGTTGTCTCCATGCAATTGCTTAGCAAGGTTGGCGGGGCTTCTGGCCCCCTTTATGGCTCAGCCTTTATGGGAATAATGAAGGCTGAAAAAGAGGTTACTAGCTTGGCGGATGCTGTTCAAGCAGGGTTTGATATGATTCAAAAGCGAGGAAAGGCTGTTCCGGGTGAAAAAACCATGGTGGATGTCTGGTCTGGTGTGGTGATGGCTCTTCAAAAAGGAGAATTGACCAAAGAAACCATTCATACTTTGGTTGAAGCGACGAAAGATATGAAAGCAACGAAGGGTCGGGCTTCTTATGTCGGAGAGCGCTCTATCGGACATATTGACCCCGGTTCGTATTCATCAGGCTTACTTTTTGAAGCCTTGCTAGAAGTGGAGGAAAAAGCATGA
- the purB gene encoding adenylosuccinate lyase produces the protein MINRYSRPEMANIWSEENKYRAWLEVEILADEAWAELGEIPKEDVAKIHANADFDIDRILEIEQETRHDVVAFTRAVSETLGEERKWVHYGLTSTDVVDTAYGYLYKQANDIIRKDLDHFLNIVADKAREHKFTIMMGRTHGVHAEPTTFGLKLATWYSEMKRNIERFEHAAAGVEAGKISGAVGNFANIPPFVEKYVCDKLGIRAQEISTQVLPRDLHAEYFAVLASIATSIERMATEIRGLQKSEQREVEEFFAKGQKGSSAMPHKRNPIGSENMTGLARVIRGHMVTAYENVSLWHERDISHSSAERIITPDTTILIDYMLNRFGNIVKNLTVFPENMRRNMNSTFGLIYSQRVMLSLIEKGMTREEAYDLVQPKTAYSWDNQTDFRPLLEADEAVTSRLTPEEIDDIFDPVYYTKRVDDIFHRIGLD, from the coding sequence ATGATCAACCGTTATTCACGCCCTGAGATGGCGAACATTTGGAGTGAGGAAAATAAGTACCGTGCTTGGCTTGAGGTGGAAATCTTGGCTGATGAGGCTTGGGCTGAGCTGGGTGAGATTCCTAAGGAAGATGTGGCTAAAATCCATGCTAATGCGGACTTTGATATTGACCGCATTTTGGAAATTGAGCAGGAGACTCGCCACGATGTGGTGGCCTTTACTCGTGCAGTATCTGAAACGCTTGGCGAAGAGCGCAAGTGGGTTCACTACGGCTTGACGTCTACTGATGTGGTGGACACAGCCTATGGTTATCTCTACAAGCAAGCAAACGACATCATTCGCAAAGATTTGGATCATTTCCTCAACATTGTAGCGGACAAGGCGCGTGAGCATAAGTTTACCATCATGATGGGGCGTACTCATGGGGTGCATGCGGAGCCTACGACTTTCGGTCTGAAGCTCGCGACTTGGTACAGTGAAATGAAGCGCAACATTGAGCGTTTTGAACATGCTGCCGCTGGTGTGGAAGCAGGTAAAATTTCAGGTGCAGTTGGAAACTTTGCCAACATTCCGCCATTTGTGGAAAAATATGTCTGTGATAAGTTAGGCATCCGTGCGCAAGAAATTTCAACGCAAGTCCTGCCACGTGACCTGCACGCTGAGTATTTTGCGGTACTTGCTAGTATTGCTACGTCTATCGAACGTATGGCAACTGAAATTCGCGGACTGCAAAAATCCGAACAGCGCGAAGTGGAAGAATTCTTTGCTAAAGGGCAAAAGGGCAGCTCTGCCATGCCTCACAAACGCAACCCGATTGGTTCTGAAAATATGACCGGTCTGGCTCGTGTGATCCGCGGTCACATGGTGACGGCTTATGAAAATGTGTCTCTCTGGCATGAACGTGATATTTCGCATTCTTCAGCGGAGCGCATTATCACACCTGATACGACTATTCTGATTGACTATATGCTTAATCGCTTTGGCAATATCGTTAAGAATCTGACTGTTTTCCCAGAAAATATGCGCCGCAATATGAACTCAACTTTTGGTCTTATTTACAGTCAGCGCGTTATGCTGAGTCTGATTGAAAAAGGCATGACACGTGAAGAGGCTTATGACTTGGTACAGCCAAAGACGGCTTATTCTTGGGACAATCAAACAGATTTTCGTCCGCTACTAGAAGCTGATGAAGCTGTGACCTCTCGTTTAACACCAGAGGAAATTGACGACATTTTTGATCCAGTTTACTACACCAAGCGTGTGGATGATATTTTCCACCGTATAGGTTTGGATTAA
- a CDS encoding GntR family transcriptional regulator has product MAIPKYQYIKDELKSKIISGQFENGDKFYTEAELITMYDVSSITVVRALNELAKDGYIIRQQGKGTFVSRARKHKLVEFSDVEIFPTQNDQVTVLSIERGNDLKFLDKLDLKGHQFYYKIERLRKAKDIPYIYHQTYIPEQYINANYPNLEYYSSIYNRFKQDYHIHMNDEHFEETNEIIFPTPKTVATLLDIDTNFPTVFQVKTTQLESTGQILEYSEAYKRGDFFKIKFVSRSGNH; this is encoded by the coding sequence ATGGCAATCCCTAAATACCAATACATTAAAGACGAACTCAAAAGCAAGATTATCTCAGGTCAATTTGAGAATGGAGATAAATTTTATACAGAAGCTGAGCTAATCACAATGTACGATGTGAGTTCTATTACTGTTGTCAGAGCTTTAAATGAGCTAGCAAAAGACGGATATATCATTCGCCAGCAAGGAAAAGGAACATTTGTGTCGCGCGCGCGTAAGCACAAACTCGTTGAATTTTCTGACGTTGAGATATTTCCTACCCAAAATGATCAAGTGACCGTTTTATCGATCGAGCGCGGAAACGACTTGAAATTTCTTGATAAGTTAGATTTGAAGGGACATCAATTTTACTATAAAATCGAGAGGCTCCGTAAAGCGAAAGATATCCCCTACATCTATCATCAAACTTATATTCCAGAGCAATATATCAATGCCAACTATCCAAATCTTGAATATTATAGCTCTATCTACAACCGCTTTAAACAAGACTATCATATCCACATGAATGATGAGCACTTTGAAGAAACAAATGAAATCATCTTCCCGACACCAAAAACTGTTGCAACATTACTGGACATTGACACAAACTTCCCGACCGTCTTCCAAGTAAAAACAACACAGTTAGAAAGTACAGGACAAATTTTAGAGTATAGCGAAGCCTACAAACGTGGCGACTTTTTTAAAATCAAGTTCGTGTCACGCAGTGGAAATCATTAA
- the dhaQ gene encoding DhaKLM operon coactivator DhaQ yields MVHIINSIHSSIQQNINAITRMYPHLSQLKQLPVIYHNQHDSSVVPIISGGGSGHEPAHFGYVGDGMLTAAISGPIFVPPCAEHILETIRFLHQGKGVFVIIKNFDADIKEFSQAIYQARKEGIPVKYIISHDDISVEKSNFQIRHRGVAGTILLHKILGQAAKEGANLDELEKLALSLSTSIATLGVATKSATLPSKQLPIFDLPQGQISYGIGIHGEPGYRMVPFESSELLAVELINKIKMKFKWQEGQEFILLINNLGGTSKLEELVFTDDILQLLDIEGLKLPFVKTGHLITSLDMAGLSVTLCRVSDNSWLKALETPTNAFAW; encoded by the coding sequence ATGGTTCACATTATCAATTCAATTCATTCAAGCATTCAGCAAAACATCAATGCAATTACTCGCATGTATCCTCACCTTTCACAGCTGAAACAACTGCCCGTCATTTATCATAATCAGCACGATTCTTCTGTCGTGCCCATTATTTCGGGTGGCGGCAGTGGCCATGAACCAGCTCATTTTGGCTATGTGGGCGATGGTATGTTAACCGCTGCTATTAGTGGCCCCATTTTTGTGCCACCTTGTGCGGAGCATATTTTAGAAACCATTCGTTTTCTGCATCAAGGCAAGGGCGTTTTTGTCATTATTAAAAACTTCGATGCTGATATTAAAGAATTTTCTCAAGCCATTTATCAAGCACGCAAGGAAGGAATTCCAGTCAAATACATCATTTCCCATGATGATATTTCAGTCGAAAAAAGCAACTTCCAAATCCGTCACCGCGGGGTTGCAGGAACAATTCTCTTACATAAAATTCTCGGGCAGGCTGCCAAAGAAGGAGCAAACTTGGATGAGTTGGAAAAGCTAGCTCTTTCTCTGTCCACCTCCATTGCGACACTGGGAGTCGCAACAAAATCTGCCACCTTACCAAGCAAGCAACTGCCTATCTTTGATTTGCCCCAAGGTCAAATTTCCTACGGAATTGGAATCCACGGAGAACCTGGTTATCGGATGGTTCCGTTCGAATCTTCCGAACTGCTCGCTGTGGAGCTTATCAACAAAATCAAAATGAAATTCAAATGGCAAGAAGGACAAGAGTTTATTCTCCTCATCAATAACTTAGGCGGCACTTCAAAATTAGAAGAACTCGTTTTCACAGATGACATTCTTCAATTGTTAGATATAGAAGGCTTGAAACTACCCTTTGTCAAAACAGGTCACCTCATCACAAGCCTAGATATGGCAGGACTTTCTGTTACCCTCTGTCGTGTTTCCGACAATTCCTGGCTAAAAGCCTTAGAAACCCCAACCAACGCTTTTGCTTGGTGA